The Streptomyces spororaveus genome includes a region encoding these proteins:
- the zapE gene encoding cell division protein ZapE, with translation MADAGPQALCAREPRVPAERLVAEMVPPPRFDSVRFDTYDPDPTQPSQSEAVTVLSGFAAGLGGAHASGAGRKRWFSKKPAAPAAPRGVYLDGGYGVGKTHLLASLWHATPAEPALKAFGTFVELTNLVGALGFQQTVQTLGGHRLLCIDEFELDDPGDTVLVSSLLSRLVEQGVALAATSNTLPGKLGEGRFAAADFLREIQGLSAHFRPLRIDGQDYRHRGLPEAPAPFSDEQVTKAAYATEGASLDDFPGLLEHLARVHPSRYGALTDGLTAVCLTDVGPVPDQSTALRLVVLADRLYDREVPVLASGVPFDKLFSEEMLNGGYRKKYFRAISRLTALARDAKPLVSQ, from the coding sequence ATAGCCGACGCGGGGCCCCAGGCCCTCTGCGCGCGCGAGCCGCGGGTGCCCGCCGAACGGCTGGTGGCCGAGATGGTGCCGCCGCCGCGGTTCGACTCGGTGCGCTTCGACACGTACGACCCGGACCCGACCCAGCCCAGCCAGTCCGAGGCCGTCACCGTCCTGAGCGGCTTCGCCGCCGGTCTGGGCGGCGCGCACGCCAGTGGCGCCGGCAGGAAGCGCTGGTTCTCGAAGAAGCCGGCCGCCCCCGCCGCCCCGCGCGGGGTCTATCTCGACGGCGGCTACGGCGTCGGCAAGACCCACCTGCTGGCCTCCCTGTGGCACGCCACCCCGGCCGAGCCCGCGCTCAAGGCCTTCGGCACCTTCGTGGAGCTGACCAACCTGGTCGGCGCGCTCGGCTTCCAGCAGACCGTGCAGACCCTGGGCGGACACCGGCTGCTGTGCATCGACGAGTTCGAGCTGGACGACCCGGGCGACACCGTACTGGTCTCCTCGCTGCTCAGCCGCCTCGTCGAGCAGGGTGTGGCGCTGGCCGCCACCTCCAACACGCTCCCCGGCAAGCTCGGCGAGGGCCGCTTCGCCGCCGCCGACTTCCTGCGCGAGATCCAGGGGCTGTCGGCGCACTTCCGGCCGCTGCGGATCGACGGCCAGGACTACCGTCACCGCGGACTGCCGGAAGCCCCGGCGCCGTTCTCGGACGAGCAGGTCACCAAGGCGGCGTACGCGACCGAGGGCGCGAGCCTGGACGACTTCCCCGGCCTGCTCGAACACCTGGCGCGGGTCCACCCCAGCCGCTACGGCGCGCTGACGGACGGCCTCACGGCGGTCTGCCTGACCGACGTCGGCCCCGTGCCGGACCAGTCGACGGCGCTGCGGCTGGTGGTACTGGCCGACCGGCTGTACGACCGCGAGGTCCCGGTGCTGGCCTCCGGGGTCCCCTTCGACAAGCTGTTCAGTGAGGAAATGCTGAACGGCGGCTATCGGAAGAAGTACTTCCGCGCCATATCGCGGCTCACCGCGCTGGCGCGCGACGCGAAGCCCCTGGTCTCCCAGTAG
- a CDS encoding MFS transporter produces MYLAANGRPDAPPRPPGARRRVPAAVLALGAVSLVTDVSSEMVTAVLPLYLVLGLGLTPLQFGFLDGMFNGATALVRLLGGRLADRRGHHKRVAGAGYLLSALSRLGLLLAGGAPGAIAAALAADRLGKGIRTAPRDALISLSGPPESLGRSFGVHRAMDTTGALLGPLAAFAVLWATADAYDAVFAVSFCTGLLGVLLLVVYVPATPGPAAAPRAGARPPRRPVLRDPAFRRVLYASALLGATTIGDAFLYLLLLRGLDLPPVLFTLLPLGAAAVYLLLAVPAGRIADRTGRRGAFLLGHCALLGAYALLLAPVSAPTVAGVLTLLGFFYAATDGVLMALAAPALPAAGRAGGLAVLQTGQALARLLGAAGFGAAWTLWGQRPALWAAALALAGALAAASRILPATPPNSSAAPEVP; encoded by the coding sequence ATGTACCTGGCCGCCAACGGCCGCCCGGACGCGCCGCCCCGGCCCCCAGGGGCCCGGCGGCGCGTCCCCGCCGCCGTCCTCGCGCTCGGCGCGGTCAGCCTCGTCACCGACGTCTCCTCCGAGATGGTCACGGCGGTGCTGCCGCTCTACCTCGTCCTGGGCCTCGGCCTGACCCCCCTCCAGTTCGGCTTCCTGGACGGGATGTTCAACGGAGCCACCGCCCTCGTCCGGCTGCTCGGCGGGCGGCTCGCCGACCGGCGCGGCCACCACAAACGGGTCGCCGGCGCCGGCTACCTGCTCTCCGCGCTCTCCCGGCTCGGACTGCTGCTCGCCGGGGGCGCCCCGGGCGCGATCGCCGCCGCCCTGGCCGCCGACCGGCTGGGCAAGGGCATCCGTACCGCCCCTCGCGACGCCCTCATCTCCCTGAGCGGGCCTCCGGAGAGCCTCGGCCGGTCCTTCGGCGTGCACCGCGCCATGGACACCACGGGCGCGCTGCTCGGGCCGCTCGCCGCGTTCGCCGTGCTGTGGGCCACCGCCGACGCCTACGACGCGGTGTTCGCCGTCAGTTTCTGCACCGGTCTGCTCGGCGTGCTCCTGCTCGTCGTGTACGTCCCGGCGACGCCCGGGCCGGCCGCCGCGCCCCGGGCCGGAGCCCGCCCGCCCCGGCGCCCGGTCCTGCGCGACCCCGCCTTCCGCCGCGTGCTGTACGCCTCCGCCCTGCTCGGCGCCACCACCATCGGCGACGCCTTCCTCTACCTGCTGCTCCTGCGCGGACTCGACCTGCCGCCCGTCCTGTTCACGCTGCTGCCGCTCGGGGCCGCGGCCGTCTACCTCCTGCTCGCCGTCCCCGCGGGCCGGATCGCCGACCGGACCGGGCGCCGCGGGGCCTTCCTGCTCGGGCACTGCGCCCTGCTCGGCGCGTACGCCCTGCTGCTCGCCCCCGTCTCCGCGCCGACCGTCGCGGGGGTGCTCACCCTGCTGGGCTTCTTCTACGCGGCCACCGACGGGGTCCTGATGGCGCTCGCCGCTCCCGCGCTGCCCGCGGCGGGCCGCGCGGGCGGGCTCGCGGTGCTGCAGACCGGCCAGGCACTGGCCCGGCTGCTGGGCGCCGCCGGATTCGGGGCGGCATGGACCCTCTGGGGGCAGCGACCCGCCCTCTGGGCCGCGGCCCTCGCGCTGGCCGGGGCGCTCGCGGCCGCCTCACGCATCCTGCCCGCCACTCCCCCGAACTCCTCGGCCGCCCCGGAGGTCCCGTGA
- a CDS encoding OsmC family protein, giving the protein MATTRTAHTVWEGNLLKGAGTVSLDSSGRGSFEVSWPSRAEAANGKTSPEELIAAAHSSCYSMALSHGLDGAGTPPTRLETKADVTFQPGEGITGIHLTVRAEVPGLDAEGFAAAAEDAKKNCPVSQALTGTTITLSSELL; this is encoded by the coding sequence ATGGCCACCACGCGTACCGCGCACACCGTCTGGGAAGGCAACCTGCTCAAGGGCGCCGGCACGGTCAGCCTCGACTCCTCGGGCCGGGGCTCGTTCGAGGTCTCCTGGCCCTCGCGCGCCGAAGCCGCGAACGGCAAGACCAGCCCGGAAGAGCTGATCGCCGCCGCGCACTCCAGCTGCTACTCGATGGCCCTCTCGCACGGCCTGGACGGCGCCGGCACCCCGCCCACCCGCCTGGAGACCAAGGCCGACGTGACCTTCCAGCCGGGCGAGGGCATCACCGGGATCCACCTGACGGTCCGCGCCGAGGTCCCCGGCCTGGACGCGGAGGGCTTCGCCGCCGCCGCCGAGGACGCCAAGAAGAACTGCCCGGTCAGCCAGGCCCTGACCGGTACGACGATCACCCTGAGCTCCGAACTCCTCTGA
- a CDS encoding cytochrome P450 family protein, whose protein sequence is MAQQDAAPDGGGLHDIVSAVSRGAPEYRQCPHPMYAALRERDPVCRLTPPHGIDTYLITRHDDARDALSDPRFSKNMHGAIDTYHAVYGSFFDALDDNVLFSDPPRHTRLRRVLRSAFTPRRVERMRPRITEIAEDILGECRRAGTVDLMASFAFPLPIAVLCELMGIPQEDRPEILQQFAVVTRSRFDPSRKAELKAAEERLQHRLERLIADTRAHPSDSFLSDLLQGDEQLADPELVASLWVLFFAGHKTTAYQIGNSVLNLLLRPDQAALLREDPALIPRAVEEMLRFEGSVETSTFRYAAQDAEIRGTRIPEGSLVQIAISAANRDPEKFDRPDELDVTREGLQGTHLGFGHGTHYCLGAPLARLELEIALATLLREFPDMELADARETGKAWLKGPVPAFRGLEHLRIVLEPFRPDADPGEASLASVASGR, encoded by the coding sequence ATGGCGCAGCAGGATGCGGCACCGGACGGCGGCGGGCTGCACGACATCGTGTCGGCCGTGTCCAGGGGCGCGCCGGAGTACCGGCAGTGCCCCCACCCGATGTACGCCGCACTGCGCGAGCGGGACCCGGTGTGCCGGCTGACCCCTCCCCACGGGATCGACACGTACCTGATCACCCGTCACGACGACGCCCGTGACGCGCTCTCGGACCCCCGGTTCAGCAAGAACATGCACGGCGCCATCGACACCTACCACGCCGTGTACGGCAGCTTCTTCGACGCGCTCGACGACAACGTGCTCTTCTCGGACCCGCCCCGGCACACGCGGCTGCGCCGCGTCCTGCGCAGCGCCTTCACCCCCCGCCGGGTGGAACGGATGCGGCCCAGGATCACCGAGATCGCCGAGGACATCCTCGGGGAATGCCGCCGGGCGGGCACGGTCGACCTGATGGCCTCGTTCGCGTTCCCGCTGCCCATCGCGGTCCTGTGCGAACTGATGGGCATCCCGCAGGAGGACCGCCCGGAGATCCTGCAGCAGTTCGCGGTGGTCACCCGCTCCCGCTTCGACCCCAGCAGGAAGGCGGAGCTGAAGGCGGCCGAAGAGCGCCTGCAGCACCGGCTGGAGCGGCTCATCGCGGACACGCGCGCGCACCCGTCGGACTCCTTCCTCAGCGACCTCCTGCAGGGGGACGAACAGCTGGCGGACCCCGAACTGGTCGCGTCGCTGTGGGTGCTGTTCTTCGCCGGCCACAAGACCACCGCCTACCAGATCGGCAACTCCGTCCTCAACCTGCTGCTGCGCCCCGATCAGGCGGCCCTGCTGCGCGAGGACCCCGCGCTCATCCCGCGGGCGGTCGAGGAGATGCTGCGCTTCGAGGGCTCGGTGGAGACCTCGACCTTCCGGTACGCGGCGCAGGACGCCGAGATCCGGGGCACGCGGATCCCCGAGGGCTCCCTCGTGCAGATCGCGATCTCCGCGGCCAACCGGGACCCCGAGAAGTTCGACCGCCCCGACGAGCTGGACGTGACCCGCGAGGGCCTGCAGGGCACACACCTGGGCTTCGGGCACGGCACCCACTACTGCCTGGGGGCGCCGCTGGCGCGGCTCGAACTCGAGATCGCGCTCGCGACCCTCCTGCGGGAGTTCCCGGACATGGAGCTCGCCGACGCGCGGGAGACCGGGAAGGCGTGGCTCAAGGGACCGGTGCCGGCGTTCCGGGGCCTCGAACACCTCCGGATCGTCCTGGAGCCGTTCCGCCCCGACGCGGACCCGGGCGAGGCGTCCTTGGCCTCCGTGGCCTCCGGCAGGTAA
- a CDS encoding amidohydrolase family protein, which yields MTDSVSTSALRLLGTPADELRIAAVGTSEVIRVGRGSSAPGTDAARAVHPKIDMHQHFCAPQWRDWAAHHELINPERLPPWSRFDIGDAIRFMDDAGITTAVLKPMLPARYRSSAQLREAVNITLQSMVEVAQSHPGRFSYYVPLFLDDPEASSWAVRRGLGQLGAVGVNVTANYGGVYLGDPAYDRLFHELNEFSAVVDTHPHNLPDTPPGVGGPPGAPTVPGIPNFMCDFLLDTTRAAVNMISRRTLDRFPDISVVLPHAGGFLPYIATRLQALGRFCEPRVEPAAVRDHLSRFYYDTAGPMAPAATLLEHVPADHILFGTDWPAAPADTVMDLALPALEADPAFTPEQLRGVYHDNAMRLIPQLATA from the coding sequence ATGACCGATTCCGTGAGCACCTCCGCACTGCGCCTCCTGGGCACGCCGGCGGACGAACTGCGGATCGCGGCGGTGGGCACCAGCGAGGTCATCCGGGTCGGGCGGGGTTCCTCCGCGCCCGGCACGGACGCGGCTCGCGCGGTCCATCCGAAGATCGACATGCATCAGCACTTCTGCGCGCCGCAGTGGCGCGACTGGGCCGCGCACCACGAACTGATCAACCCGGAACGGCTGCCCCCGTGGAGCCGGTTCGACATCGGGGACGCCATCCGCTTCATGGACGACGCGGGCATCACGACCGCCGTCCTCAAGCCGATGCTGCCGGCGCGCTACCGGTCGTCGGCGCAGCTGCGCGAAGCCGTCAACATCACGCTGCAGTCGATGGTCGAGGTGGCGCAGTCGCATCCGGGACGTTTCTCGTACTACGTGCCGCTCTTCCTGGACGACCCGGAGGCCTCGTCCTGGGCCGTGCGCCGCGGGCTCGGGCAGCTCGGTGCCGTCGGGGTGAACGTCACCGCCAACTACGGCGGCGTCTACCTCGGTGATCCGGCCTACGACCGGCTGTTCCACGAGCTGAACGAGTTCTCCGCCGTGGTGGACACCCACCCGCACAACCTTCCGGACACCCCGCCCGGCGTGGGCGGCCCGCCGGGTGCGCCGACGGTTCCGGGTATCCCGAACTTCATGTGCGACTTCCTGCTGGACACCACGCGGGCCGCCGTGAACATGATCAGCAGAAGGACGCTGGACCGCTTCCCGGACATCTCCGTCGTCCTGCCGCACGCAGGCGGCTTCCTGCCGTACATCGCGACGCGCCTGCAGGCCCTCGGGCGGTTCTGCGAACCGCGCGTCGAACCGGCAGCCGTCCGCGACCACCTGAGCCGCTTCTACTACGACACGGCAGGCCCCATGGCGCCCGCCGCGACCCTGCTGGAGCACGTCCCGGCCGACCACATCCTCTTCGGCACGGACTGGCCCGCGGCCCCCGCGGACACGGTCATGGACCTGGCTCTGCCCGCCCTCGAAGCCGACCCGGCCTTCACCCCGGAGCAGCTGCGGGGCGTCTACCACGACAACGCGATGCGCCTGATCCCGCAGCTGGCGACCGCCTGA
- a CDS encoding polysaccharide deacetylase family protein — protein sequence MTNSVRKVAAAAATAVLGAALAGCGGGAGTPDAGREARMGTPAASASTSARASAPGSPAASPQPGAPAKPPTMAPGPNGLTPVFERAKQRTDKTVALTFDADMTSDQGPRAAGGEHFDNPALISTLRTLKVPSTIFMTGRWAEEYPDQAKSIGTDPNFEIANHSYSHHAFTSPCYGLPALDAAAARADVDRAFAAFRQAGAVNTVPYFRFPGGCYDDQALRAVSTAKVTAVQWDVVSGDAFAKDPDPVAEQVLAGVKPGSVVVMHCTRSAAPVTEEAVRRIVPELRKRGYRFVKVSELIGT from the coding sequence GTGACCAATTCCGTACGAAAAGTAGCTGCCGCAGCCGCCACGGCCGTGCTCGGCGCCGCGCTCGCGGGATGCGGGGGCGGCGCCGGCACGCCGGACGCCGGCCGCGAGGCCCGTATGGGCACGCCCGCCGCCTCGGCGTCCACCTCGGCCCGGGCCTCCGCCCCCGGATCGCCCGCCGCGTCCCCGCAGCCCGGTGCACCCGCCAAGCCCCCGACGATGGCGCCCGGCCCGAACGGCCTGACCCCCGTCTTCGAGCGGGCGAAGCAGCGGACGGACAAGACCGTCGCGCTGACCTTCGACGCCGACATGACCTCCGACCAGGGGCCGCGCGCCGCGGGCGGGGAGCACTTCGACAACCCCGCGCTGATCTCGACCCTGCGCACCCTCAAGGTGCCGTCGACGATCTTCATGACGGGCCGCTGGGCCGAGGAGTACCCGGACCAGGCCAAGTCGATCGGCACCGACCCGAACTTCGAGATCGCCAACCACTCGTACAGCCACCACGCCTTCACGTCCCCCTGCTACGGGCTGCCCGCGCTCGACGCCGCGGCCGCCCGGGCCGACGTGGACCGGGCCTTCGCCGCCTTCCGGCAGGCGGGCGCGGTCAACACCGTCCCGTACTTCCGCTTCCCCGGCGGCTGCTACGACGACCAGGCGCTGCGGGCCGTTTCCACGGCCAAGGTCACGGCCGTGCAGTGGGACGTGGTCAGCGGGGACGCCTTCGCCAAGGACCCGGACCCCGTGGCCGAACAGGTGCTCGCCGGGGTGAAGCCCGGCTCGGTCGTGGTCATGCACTGCACGCGCAGCGCCGCCCCGGTCACCGAGGAGGCCGTCCGGCGGATCGTCCCGGAGCTGCGCAAGCGCGGCTACCGCTTCGTGAAGGTCTCCGAGCTGATCGGCACGTAG
- a CDS encoding discoidin domain-containing protein: MRLNASAHPPLLRGSLRTLLLTALTGLAALTLVGGLLLAWPGRAGAAADPLISRGKPATASSAESSSLGARNAFDGDPATRWASAEGKDPQWIRVDLGAGATVSRVRLTWEAAYAKAYRVEISADGAAWTALATETAGNGGADDWTGLSGKGRYLRVQGTARGTSYGYSLFEAEVYGTLGDGPPPGGSFTVVAAGDIAAQCTASDSGCAHPKTAALAQRIDPKFYLTMGDNQYDDARLSDYRAYYDKSWGAFKARTRPVPGNHETYDPAGPLAGYKSYFGSIAYPQGKSYYSFDEGNWHFVALDSNSFDQAAQLTWLKADLAANTRPCVAAYWHHPLYSSGGHGNDPVSKPVWKILYAAKADLVLNGHDHHYERFAPQDPEGRATADGIVEIVGGMGGAEPYPIEEVQPNSQKRISGPYGVVKLDFTDSGYGWTYVATDGQVKDTSPKYSCH; this comes from the coding sequence ATGCGCCTGAACGCCTCCGCTCACCCCCCTCTGTTACGCGGCAGCCTTCGCACCCTCCTCCTGACCGCCCTCACCGGCCTCGCCGCACTCACGCTCGTCGGCGGGCTCCTCCTGGCCTGGCCCGGCCGGGCCGGGGCCGCCGCCGACCCCCTCATATCCCGCGGGAAGCCCGCCACCGCCTCCTCCGCCGAATCCTCCTCACTGGGCGCCAGGAACGCCTTCGACGGAGACCCCGCCACCCGCTGGGCCAGCGCCGAGGGCAAGGACCCGCAGTGGATCCGGGTCGACCTCGGCGCCGGGGCCACCGTCTCGCGGGTCCGGCTCACCTGGGAGGCCGCCTACGCCAAGGCGTACCGCGTCGAGATCTCCGCCGACGGTGCCGCCTGGACCGCGCTCGCCACCGAGACCGCCGGCAACGGCGGCGCCGACGACTGGACCGGCCTGTCCGGCAAGGGCCGCTACCTGCGCGTCCAGGGCACCGCGCGCGGCACCTCGTACGGCTACTCGCTCTTCGAGGCCGAGGTGTACGGCACCCTCGGGGACGGGCCGCCGCCGGGCGGCTCCTTCACGGTCGTCGCCGCCGGGGACATCGCCGCGCAGTGCACGGCCTCCGACAGCGGCTGCGCGCACCCGAAGACGGCGGCGCTCGCGCAGCGGATCGACCCGAAGTTCTATCTGACGATGGGCGACAACCAGTACGACGACGCCCGGCTCTCCGACTACCGCGCCTACTACGACAAGAGCTGGGGCGCCTTCAAGGCCAGGACCCGCCCGGTCCCTGGCAACCACGAGACGTACGACCCGGCCGGCCCGCTCGCCGGGTACAAGTCGTACTTCGGGAGCATCGCCTACCCGCAGGGCAAGAGCTACTACAGCTTCGACGAGGGCAACTGGCACTTCGTCGCCCTCGACTCCAACTCCTTCGACCAGGCCGCCCAGCTCACCTGGCTGAAGGCCGACCTCGCCGCCAACACCCGGCCGTGCGTCGCCGCCTACTGGCACCACCCGCTGTACTCCTCCGGCGGGCACGGCAACGACCCCGTCTCCAAGCCGGTCTGGAAGATCCTCTACGCCGCCAAGGCCGACCTGGTCCTGAACGGGCACGACCACCACTACGAGCGGTTCGCCCCGCAGGACCCCGAGGGCCGGGCGACCGCCGACGGGATCGTGGAGATCGTCGGCGGGATGGGCGGCGCCGAGCCCTATCCGATCGAGGAGGTCCAGCCCAACAGCCAGAAGCGGATCAGCGGACCGTACGGCGTCGTGAAGCTGGACTTCACCGACTCCGGCTACGGGTGGACCTACGTGGCCACCGACGGCCAGGTCAAGGACACGAGCCCGAAGTACAGCTGCCACTGA
- a CDS encoding PPK2 family polyphosphate kinase has protein sequence MAGKKNGKRKAAKSGKRQEKREKAAGHGKRSRGDGPGARPLRELLRVTPGERPDLGRLDPSSTPGGPAGKAAGVAATALLAQPLGSLQERLYAASTAGDRRRVLLVLQGMDTSGKGGTLKHVIGLLNPSGCRIKAFKAPTAEELERPFLWRIKQELPRAGEIGIFDRSHYEDVLIARVRELVPRNRVRARYAQINRFEKALADDGVTLVKVFLHIGHEEQRDRLLERLDNPDKHWKFNVGDIEERTVWPAYQEAYEVALERCSTDEAPWYVVPADRKWYRNWAISTLLREHLEDIDPQYPKGDFDVEECRRRLLAG, from the coding sequence ATGGCCGGGAAGAAGAACGGGAAGCGGAAAGCGGCGAAGTCCGGGAAGCGGCAGGAGAAGCGGGAGAAGGCGGCCGGGCACGGGAAGCGGTCCCGGGGTGACGGTCCCGGGGCCCGGCCGCTGCGGGAGCTGTTGCGCGTGACCCCGGGCGAGCGTCCGGACCTCGGCCGCCTCGACCCCTCCTCCACGCCCGGCGGCCCCGCCGGCAAGGCCGCCGGGGTGGCGGCCACGGCGCTGCTGGCGCAGCCGCTCGGCTCCCTCCAGGAGCGGCTCTACGCGGCGAGCACCGCGGGTGACCGGCGCCGGGTCCTGCTCGTCCTGCAGGGCATGGACACCAGCGGCAAGGGCGGCACCCTCAAGCACGTGATCGGCCTGCTCAACCCCTCCGGCTGCCGGATCAAGGCCTTCAAGGCGCCCACCGCGGAGGAGCTGGAGCGCCCCTTCCTCTGGCGGATCAAGCAGGAGCTCCCGCGGGCGGGCGAGATCGGCATCTTCGACCGTTCCCACTACGAGGACGTGCTCATCGCCCGGGTCCGCGAGCTGGTGCCGCGCAACCGGGTGCGTGCCCGGTACGCCCAGATCAACCGGTTCGAGAAGGCGCTCGCCGACGACGGGGTGACCCTGGTGAAGGTCTTCCTCCACATCGGCCACGAGGAACAGCGGGACCGGCTCCTGGAACGGCTGGACAACCCGGACAAGCACTGGAAGTTCAACGTGGGGGACATCGAGGAGCGCACCGTGTGGCCCGCCTACCAGGAGGCGTACGAGGTGGCGCTGGAGCGCTGCTCCACCGATGAGGCGCCCTGGTACGTGGTGCCCGCGGACCGCAAGTGGTACCGCAACTGGGCCATCAGCACGCTGCTGCGCGAACATCTGGAGGACATCGATCCGCAGTATCCGAAGGGGGACTTCGACGTCGAGGAGTGCCGCAGGCGGCTGCTGGCGGGGTGA
- a CDS encoding TolB family protein: protein MNPPSPRLRLALVVTAVLLLASGSLGYVLHARHRERPPAQGSDASFTVEEPGLYFRDSAGGRIARQDGPGRPRVTGGPSCDRFHTAGGHALCLRSLPGVPARTEALVLDRRLREVRKVTVPGIPNRARVSASGQVLSWTTFTTGDSYNTAAFSTRTAILDLRTGYLVKSIEQIPLTFGGARHHDSDVNYWGVTFAADDNRFYATVSTRGATHLVEGDLRAWSAKALRENAECPSLSPDGTRVAFKKKVSDAPRSPWRLYVLDLATMREHPAAEPHGVDDQAAWLDDATLAYALPGRDGRASDIWTAPADGTGEPRLLVPGGSSPANVG from the coding sequence GTGAATCCCCCGTCCCCCCGGCTGCGCCTCGCCCTCGTCGTCACGGCGGTCCTGCTGCTGGCGAGCGGCTCACTCGGCTACGTCCTGCACGCGCGGCACCGTGAACGGCCGCCCGCACAGGGGTCCGACGCCTCCTTCACCGTCGAGGAGCCGGGCCTCTACTTCCGGGACTCGGCGGGAGGGCGGATCGCCCGTCAGGACGGCCCCGGCCGGCCCCGGGTCACCGGCGGTCCCTCGTGCGACCGCTTCCACACCGCCGGGGGCCACGCCCTGTGCCTGCGCAGCCTGCCCGGGGTCCCGGCGCGTACCGAGGCCCTCGTACTCGACCGGCGCCTGCGGGAGGTCCGCAAGGTGACCGTGCCCGGCATCCCGAACCGGGCCCGTGTCTCGGCCTCGGGCCAGGTCCTGTCCTGGACCACCTTCACGACCGGCGACTCCTACAACACCGCCGCCTTCTCCACGCGGACGGCGATCCTGGACCTGCGCACCGGCTATCTGGTCAAGTCGATCGAGCAGATCCCGCTGACCTTCGGCGGGGCCCGCCACCACGACTCCGACGTCAACTACTGGGGCGTCACCTTCGCCGCCGACGACAACCGCTTCTACGCCACCGTCTCCACCCGCGGCGCCACCCACCTCGTCGAGGGCGATCTGCGCGCCTGGTCGGCGAAGGCACTGCGGGAGAACGCCGAATGCCCCTCGCTGTCCCCGGACGGCACCCGCGTCGCCTTCAAGAAGAAGGTCTCCGACGCCCCCCGGAGCCCCTGGCGGCTGTACGTCCTCGACCTGGCGACGATGCGCGAACACCCGGCGGCCGAGCCGCACGGCGTCGACGACCAGGCCGCGTGGCTGGACGACGCGACCCTCGCCTACGCCCTGCCGGGCCGGGACGGCCGTGCGAGCGACATCTGGACGGCCCCGGCGGACGGCACGGGCGAGCCCCGCCTCCTCGTCCCGGGCGGCTCGTCCCCCGCGAACGTCGGCTAG
- a CDS encoding alkaline phosphatase PhoX yields the protein MPPRETPVPVTRRSLLAAGGIVFSGALGALFAGGGSRAAARAPRTPRTDRGYGPLVADPRGLLDLPAGFTYRVLSRAGRPLLSGEGPVPANCDGMAAFEAGGGRVRLVRNHENRTTAALRVPAVPGLTYDPQALGGCTALELDAAGRVTGERVALAGTAVNCAGGRTPWNTWLSCEETEDRAGTSGYTRDHGYVFEVDPADPHRSGAVPLTAMGRFAHEAVAVDPYRGVVYETEDAFVRPFGLFYRFLPERPLGGLGSLRAGGRLEALRVPGLADLSVVDEPGAEFPVEWVPVPDPSAAGTPIRLQDFGPGGITHAQKLEGCYWGDGGVHFVSSFARSGEGAAADHHGQVWFYDPRRALLRLDVRFGPAADIALPGDSPDNICLAPDGGLMVCEDGGGAQYVFGVTVGGEVYPMARNAEDIGGPGAPEWGEFAGVTFSPDGRTMYVNAYAPGTTFAVTGPWH from the coding sequence ATGCCGCCCCGGGAGACGCCGGTGCCCGTCACCCGGCGCAGCCTGCTCGCCGCGGGCGGGATCGTCTTCAGCGGGGCGCTGGGCGCCCTGTTCGCCGGTGGTGGCTCCCGGGCCGCCGCCCGGGCCCCGCGGACCCCCCGCACCGACCGCGGGTACGGGCCGCTGGTGGCCGATCCGCGCGGGCTCCTCGACCTGCCCGCCGGGTTCACGTACCGGGTGCTCTCCCGGGCCGGCCGTCCGTTGCTCTCCGGCGAGGGCCCGGTGCCGGCCAACTGCGACGGCATGGCCGCCTTCGAGGCCGGGGGCGGCCGCGTGCGCCTCGTGCGCAACCACGAGAACCGCACCACCGCCGCCCTGCGCGTTCCCGCCGTCCCGGGACTGACCTACGACCCCCAGGCCCTCGGCGGCTGCACCGCCCTGGAGCTCGACGCGGCCGGGCGGGTCACCGGCGAGCGCGTCGCCCTCGCCGGTACCGCCGTCAACTGCGCGGGCGGCCGCACCCCCTGGAACACCTGGCTGAGCTGCGAGGAGACCGAGGACCGGGCGGGCACCTCCGGCTACACCCGCGACCACGGCTACGTCTTCGAGGTGGACCCGGCCGACCCGCACCGCTCGGGCGCGGTCCCGCTCACCGCGATGGGCCGCTTCGCGCACGAGGCCGTCGCCGTGGACCCGTACCGCGGGGTCGTCTACGAGACCGAGGACGCCTTCGTCCGGCCGTTCGGGCTGTTCTACCGGTTCCTGCCGGAGCGGCCGCTGGGCGGGCTCGGCTCGCTGCGGGCGGGGGGCCGGCTGGAGGCCCTGCGGGTGCCGGGGCTCGCGGACCTGTCGGTGGTGGACGAACCCGGAGCGGAGTTCCCGGTGGAGTGGGTGCCCGTACCGGACCCCTCGGCGGCCGGGACACCGATCCGGCTCCAGGACTTCGGGCCCGGCGGGATCACCCACGCGCAGAAGCTGGAGGGCTGCTACTGGGGCGACGGCGGCGTGCACTTCGTGTCCAGCTTCGCCCGCAGCGGCGAGGGCGCGGCCGCCGACCACCACGGGCAGGTGTGGTTCTACGATCCGCGGCGCGCCCTGCTGCGCCTGGACGTGCGCTTCGGCCCGGCCGCCGACATCGCGCTGCCCGGGGACTCGCCCGACAACATCTGCCTGGCCCCGGACGGCGGACTGATGGTGTGCGAGGACGGCGGCGGCGCGCAGTACGTCTTCGGGGTGACGGTGGGCGGCGAGGTCTACCCGATGGCCCGCAACGCCGAGGACATCGGAGGCCCGGGGGCCCCGGAGTGGGGGGAGTTCGCGGGAGTCACCTTCTCGCCCGACGGCCGGACGATGTACGTGAACGCCTACGCGCCCGGCACCACCTTCGCGGTGACGGGGCCCTGGCACTGA